From a region of the Daphnia magna isolate NIES linkage group LG1, ASM2063170v1.1, whole genome shotgun sequence genome:
- the LOC116917585 gene encoding uncharacterized protein LOC116917585 isoform X1 codes for MIDQGISVCYCPNRLKNGFRSRVAMRIDRPSCSCRQHSTRELSTFYNSLELPQCPTTRRSWNNRGISKKSLSTPDLLMSHQRPQRHQTCSDPDHVPADSHDPSGRRRCRSLSLGCLCMKRTLVAMASGWLHGYQSAQQEEMGAASDEDISSGSSAAASGTAQQQQQQPHQQEQQSRVCTSLSWDSGYNECATELGDAFSPVNRRLTGPMRMPSVVVSDCSDDPNENGDTVILANGYYRLSELPSPTLSSHSSSGHDTAHEMDQAETHAASWSWATSHRAGSNGLLILPGQGLLDEDPTMASSLLSVRRLSDCSSCSSLATLDMEPCCPGPCTAQSHATSFQTDPDQSFRLGYDLTQDGVEETSETPKKEDARLSSEDYTSSPKVSAWRKVRSAVQWSPFVQTFRRQRYPWVQLAGHQGNFKLGGERGTILKKLCPKEESCFQLLMKDPLRPFIPSYKGNVTSDDGEKFLVLEDLLGDFRNPAVMDCKLGVRTYLEDELAKAKLKPKLRKDMFEKMLQVDPSAPTAEELRMGGVTKPRYMIWRETISSTASLGFRIEGIRKQDGSSSKDYKTVGSPQQIVEVLRDFVRHHPHALTQYIARLNQLEETLSRSDFFATHELIGTSLLFVHDHNKANIWMIDFAKTHRLPAGVQIDHRSPWCVGNHEDGYLVGMSNLTQLLEQLLVNRDQSQSNPT; via the exons ATGATCGATCAGGGAATATCCGTCTGTTACTGTCCGAATCGTTTGAAAAACGGTTTTCGGTCTCGCGTCGCGATGAGAATTGACCGACCGAGTTGCAGTTGCCGCCAACATTCCACAAGGGAGCTGTCTACTTTTTATAATTCATTGGAGCTACCGCAGTGCCCGACAACACGCCGTTCTTGGAACAACCGCGGCATCTCCAAGAAAAGTCTATCGACTCCGGATCTACTAATGAGCCACCAGCGGCCGCAACGCCATCAAACTTGCAGCGATCCGGATCATGTTCCAGCGGACAGTCACGATCCAAG CGGAAGGAGGCGTTGCAGAAGCCTCAGTCTGGGCTGCCTGTGCATGAAGCGGACTTTAGTCGCCATGGCCAGCGGATGGCTGCACGGTTATCAATCGGCGCAGCAGGAGGAGATGGGAGCAGCTTCGGATGAAGATATTAGCAGTGGCAGTAGTGCAGCGGCATCGGGAACCgcccagcagcagcagcagcagccacaTCAACAAGAGCAGCAAAGCAGAGTGTGCACAAGCCTTTCCTGGGATAGCGGTTACAACGAATGTGCAACTGAACTGGGTGATGCTTTCTCGCCAGTTAACCGACGGCTGACTGGCCCCATGCGGATGCCCTCGGTGGTAGTTAGTGACTGTTCGGACGATCCTAATGAAAATGGCGATACAGTCATTTTGGCCAACGGATATTATCGACTCAGCGAATTGCCCAGTCCGACCCTCTCGTCGCACTCGAGCTCTGGTCACGACACGGCACACGAAATGGACCAGGCGGAGACTCATGCCGCGTCGTGGAGCTGGGCGACGTCGCACAGAGCCGGATCGAATGGCTTGTTGATCCTTCCAGGACAAGGTTTGTTAGATGAGGACCCGACAATGGCGTCTAGCTTGCTCTCTGTTCGCCGACTCTCCGATTGCAGCAGTTGCAGTTCATTGGCCACATTAGATATGGAACCCTGTTGCCCGGGCCCGTGCACCGCCCAATCTCATGCTACGTCATTTCAGACCGATCCTGACCAGTCGTTTCGATTGGGCTACGATTTAACTCAGGACGGGGTCGAGGAAACGAGTGAAACGCCCAAAAAAGAGGATGCCCGCTTGTCGAGCGAGGACTACACTTCATCTCCAAAG GTTTCAGCGTGGCGCAAAGTGCGCAGCGCCGTCCAGTGGTCCCCATTCGTCCAGACCTTCCGGCGTCAGCGCTACCCTTGGGTTCAATTGGCCGGCCATCAGG GCAATTTCAAACTAGGAGGTGAACGCGGCACAATCCTGAAGAAACTATGCCCCAAAGAGGAAAGCTGCTTTCAATTGTTGATGAAAGATCCTCTTCGGCCATTCATACCCTCATACAAGGGCAACGTGACGTCCGACGATGGCGAAA AATTTCTAGTTCTCGAGGATCTGCTCGGGGATTTTCGAAATCCTGCTGTTATGGACTGTAAGCTGGGAGTGCGCACTTATCTCGAAGACGAATTGGCGAAAGCCAAACTGAAACCTAAATTGCGAAAA GATATGTTTGAGAAAATGCTACAAGTGGACCCGAGCGCCCCGACCGCCGAAGAACTTCGCATGGGTGGCGTGACGAAACCGAGGTACATGATATGGCGAGAAACGATATCGTCGACGGCCAGTTTGGGTTTTCGGATCGAAGGCATCCGCAAACAAGACGGAAGTTCCAGTAAGGACTACAAGACTGTTGGTTCTCCCCAACAAATTGTTGAGGTTTTACGAGACTTTGTGCGTCATCATCCTCACGCGTTG ACTCAGTACATTGCAAGATTGAATCAGTTGGAGGAAACGTTGTCTCGCTCCGATTTTTTCGCCACCCATGAG TTAATCGGTACCTCATTGCTTTTTGTGCACGACCACAACAAAGCTAATATTTGGATGATTGATTTCGCCAAGACTCATCGGTTGCCGGCAGGAGTGCAGATCGATCATCGCAGCCCATGGTGTGTGGGCAATCACGAAGACGGTTACTTGGTTGGTATGTCCAATCTGACTCAGCTGCTGGAGCAACTGTTGGTGAATCGTGACCAAAGCCAGTCCAATCCAACCTAA
- the LOC116917585 gene encoding inositol-trisphosphate 3-kinase C isoform X2 → MAAVSLGYDGYSQSLSVPMDVRGRQNSCGDSSSSSGDDSSWSDWEAETDGQVHQVRPPVVKVSAWRKVRSAVQWSPFVQTFRRQRYPWVQLAGHQGNFKLGGERGTILKKLCPKEESCFQLLMKDPLRPFIPSYKGNVTSDDGEKFLVLEDLLGDFRNPAVMDCKLGVRTYLEDELAKAKLKPKLRKDMFEKMLQVDPSAPTAEELRMGGVTKPRYMIWRETISSTASLGFRIEGIRKQDGSSSKDYKTVGSPQQIVEVLRDFVRHHPHALTQYIARLNQLEETLSRSDFFATHELIGTSLLFVHDHNKANIWMIDFAKTHRLPAGVQIDHRSPWCVGNHEDGYLVGMSNLTQLLEQLLVNRDQSQSNPT, encoded by the exons ATGGCGGCTGTTTCGCTAGGCTACGACGGCTACAGTCAGAGCTTGTCGGTACCGATGGATGTCCGAGGGCGTCAAAATTCGTGCGGCGACTCTTCGTCCAGTTCTGGAGATGACTCGTCGTGGTCGGACTGGGAGGCCGAAACAGACGGCCAAGTCCATCAAGTTCGACCTCCAGTTGTGAAA GTTTCAGCGTGGCGCAAAGTGCGCAGCGCCGTCCAGTGGTCCCCATTCGTCCAGACCTTCCGGCGTCAGCGCTACCCTTGGGTTCAATTGGCCGGCCATCAGG GCAATTTCAAACTAGGAGGTGAACGCGGCACAATCCTGAAGAAACTATGCCCCAAAGAGGAAAGCTGCTTTCAATTGTTGATGAAAGATCCTCTTCGGCCATTCATACCCTCATACAAGGGCAACGTGACGTCCGACGATGGCGAAA AATTTCTAGTTCTCGAGGATCTGCTCGGGGATTTTCGAAATCCTGCTGTTATGGACTGTAAGCTGGGAGTGCGCACTTATCTCGAAGACGAATTGGCGAAAGCCAAACTGAAACCTAAATTGCGAAAA GATATGTTTGAGAAAATGCTACAAGTGGACCCGAGCGCCCCGACCGCCGAAGAACTTCGCATGGGTGGCGTGACGAAACCGAGGTACATGATATGGCGAGAAACGATATCGTCGACGGCCAGTTTGGGTTTTCGGATCGAAGGCATCCGCAAACAAGACGGAAGTTCCAGTAAGGACTACAAGACTGTTGGTTCTCCCCAACAAATTGTTGAGGTTTTACGAGACTTTGTGCGTCATCATCCTCACGCGTTG ACTCAGTACATTGCAAGATTGAATCAGTTGGAGGAAACGTTGTCTCGCTCCGATTTTTTCGCCACCCATGAG TTAATCGGTACCTCATTGCTTTTTGTGCACGACCACAACAAAGCTAATATTTGGATGATTGATTTCGCCAAGACTCATCGGTTGCCGGCAGGAGTGCAGATCGATCATCGCAGCCCATGGTGTGTGGGCAATCACGAAGACGGTTACTTGGTTGGTATGTCCAATCTGACTCAGCTGCTGGAGCAACTGTTGGTGAATCGTGACCAAAGCCAGTCCAATCCAACCTAA
- the LOC116917760 gene encoding protein farnesyltransferase subunit beta translates to MSERDYSELETNHQFSVLSVPRIHLDVEGIPTVTSDEQVKVESTIEHLLENFLENHELDSTLPLLSRLQIVDFVKHGLSRLSTSYECLDASRTWVCYWNLHSLELLEASIPDETKEAVISFLNLCQSPTGGFGGGPFQYSHLAPTYAAVNALVILQSDVAYKIIDRPNLYHFLMSCRNEDGAFALHVGGEVDVRGTYCAVVVAKLTGIADQKLFSGTSEWILKCQTYEGGFAGTPNQEAHGGYTFCALAALTLLGQESKCNIRCLLRWASNRQMKFEGGFQGRTNKLVDGCYSFWQGALFPLLHFHLAKSDQYSEALDVERWLFNQEALQEYLLVCCQHPFGGLLDKPGRPRDFYHTCYGLSGLSIAQHVNGVVSGRTSVVGSPNNELALTHPVYNLGVNAVMRALNYFNSKPLRT, encoded by the exons atgtctGAGCGGGATTACTCTGAATTAGAGACAAATCATCAGTTTTCAGTATTGTCTGTCCCTCGTATTCACTTAGATGTGGAAGGGATCCCCACCGTTACAAGTGATGAACAG GTTAAAGTTGAATCCACCATTGAACATTTATTGGAAAACTTTTTAGAAAATCATGAACTAGATTCTACTTTACCCCTGCTAAGCCGTCTTCAGATTGTTGATTTCGTAAAACATGGCCTGAGCAGACTCTCAACATCATATGAA TGCCTAGATGCCAGCAGAACATGGGTCTGTTACTGGAATCTTCACTCCTTAGAACTACTAGAAGCCTCCATACCAGATGAAACCAAAGAAGCTGTGAtctcatttttaaattt ATGTCAGAGCCCTACAGGAGGGTTTGGTGGTGGGCCTTTTCAATATTCACACTTAGCCCCTACGTATGCAGCTGTTAATGCTCTTGTCATTCTTCAGTCAGATGTAGCTTACAAAATAATTGACAG GCCAAACCTTTATCATTTCCTGATGAGCTGCAGAAATGAAGATGGTGCATTTGCTTTGCATGTGGGAGGTGAAGTGGATGTTAGAGGGACATACTGTGCAGTGGTTGTAGCCAAGTTAACAGGTATCGCGGATCAAAAACTTTTCAGTGGTACCAGCGAATGGATTCTGAAATGCCAAACTTATGAAGGCGGCTTTGCTGGAACTCCAAATCAGGAAGCACATGGAG GTTACACATTTTGTGCCCTTGCTGCCCTTACACTTTTAGGTCAAGAAAGCAAATGCAACATAAGATGTCTCTTG agaTGGGCTTCTAACCGTCAAATGAAATTCGAGGGTGGCTTTCAAGGAAGAACAAATAAACTTGTTGATGGCTGCTATTCGTTCTGGCAGGGAGCCCTGTTCCCTTTATTGCATTTCCATTTAGCAAAGTCAG ATCAATACAGTGAAGCATTAGATGTAGAACGATGGCTTTTTAATCAAGAGGCACTTCAAGAGTATTTGCTCGTTTGTTGCCAGCACCCGTTTGGCGGACTTCTCGATAAGCCTGGAAG GCCTCGTGACTTCTATCACACTTGTTATGGTTTGAGTGGTCTCTCCATAGCACAACATGTAAACGGCGTGGTTTCTGGAAGGACATCGGTTGTGGGTAGCCCAAACAACGAATTG GCTTTAACTCACCCGGTCTACAATTTGGGAGTGAATGCTGTGATGAGGGCGCTGAACTATTTTAACTCGAAGCCTTTAAGAACCTGA